From the Fusarium oxysporum Fo47 chromosome X, complete sequence genome, the window AGAGTCTGGAGTACTTTCTCGAGATGTGGGATAACCAGTCTCCTGTGATTGTTGGAGGTGGATATATCCCTGACAATGTTTATGATGCAGTTGATGGGAGTTACAAGAAGTgggatgttgttgttgcttttgGGCGATGGTTCATCTCGAACCCTGACTTGGTATTCCGACTTAAGTATGGCGTGGCTTTGACGCCTTATCAGCGGGATACTTTCTATGTTCCTAAAAGCGACAAGGGATACAATGACTACACTTTCAGTCAGAGATATCTGGAGGCAACGAAGGCATAGACCTGGGACCAGGGGTTAGCGAGAATAGATCATAAGGTTAGAGCAGTATTATAGAATTATAGAAGCCTGAATCAAGCATTTAACATTTTATGGACCTTTCACTATCTATCATCTTCATAACCGTGAACTATACTAAGCTGCAGAATACCTCGGCTCGGTGATGCAGATTACTTGTTCAGTCTCGGTGCTCTCTCAGGATCTCTCCACCAAAGACAAGCCTCCGTTCGAATATTATCCTTTTCAACCTTCGTATCACCCGGCTGAACAACAATTTGCTTCGGCGATCTCTCCCGTCCATTATAAGTAGGCCATTCTGGGCTTCCAGGATACCTATGCTTGTTAGGATCACCTGTCGCAACAAAACTAGCCAAGTACCCATGGTAGATATGGCTGATCTCGGGATACTGAGTAGTAGGCTCATCCCAGGTAAATCCCGTGTCGGCCGTGTGAGGAATACCCTGCCACGCGGGGaagctgttgttggtgttgaagcgCACTTTCCAGGTTGGTACGCCGGCGGTGGAGGCGCGGTATGCTGTTTCTTGGCCGGGGCAGATGTAGGCGTAGTCGCTCCAGGCGGCGGAGATGCGGTTGTATTGAGTGCTGTTGGGTGAGTTGGCGAATGGCGAGTCTTTGTGGTTCGCGGGATCGGGGTAAAGAGCGGATAACTCCTTCAGATCTTTGTTGGTCAAAGCTGGTGAGATGTTGTGGAGATAAtctaagaactccttgttGGTCTCGAGGTCGCCAGGGGTGTAATACTTCGCTTCGTCGGTGACTGTGGATGTGATCGTCGGGACGTGGAAAAATGTTCCGTCGTAACCAGATTGAGAGCCAGGTTTCTCGAAGAGAGGTCCGCCATGCACGGGCTGGAATGGCCAGGTCAGCTGGGGATCAAAGTCGTGATACAACTTGGTGCTGATGTTTCTGATAGCATTAACATCTGCTCCCTTGAGGCACTTGAGAGTTGCCTtgttgcccttcttcttatcaCATCCAAGGTAAGTAATATACTCGTCGTATTGTCGCTTGTACAACGGATAAGTGTCATTAGGGAAAGCTCGTGAAGTGACCGAACCAGACTGATGAATCGCCCGAGCAAACAACTGCTTGTTATCCTTGCCGTAGTTGTGAAAGTAGTGAATGCCTACTGAATGGCCACCAGCAGAGCGACCACCAATAGTAACTGCGTCTTTATCACCGCCAAAAGCACCAATGTGCTTCTGCACAAACTCCAGGAAAAAGCGCTGATCTCGGATCCCTAGGTTCGACAGACCCTCGTcttggaagagcttggaTGGCAGAAAGCCGAGAGAATTGACGCGGTAATGAAAGTTGACTACCACGATGGGAACTTTGGATGAGGCGGCGAATGCAGCGGCGTCGAAACTAGCCCAGCTTCCAGCGTAGAAAGCACCGCCGTGGATCCACACAAGAACAGGGAGTTTCTTGCTCAAAGGTACACCCTTGGGTCGAAACacgttgaagttgaggcaTGCCTCGCTCTGTGAGTCAAGCGGGACTCTGGATGAGACTTCTTGGACACAAGCTTTGCCAAAGTCATCCGCCTTCTTCACGCCATTGAACTTCTCGGGCCAAGAAACAGGGTGAAAGCGATGGTCGCCAGTAGGTTGAGTGGCATAGTCGATACCCAACCAAGCATCAACAGGTGCAGGAAGTTTCTGCTTGGTGAAAGTGCTGTTGACAGTGGTACCGGAGAAACTGCCGTAGCCATCAAGCTTAACGGTGTTGTAATGTCCTCCTGTAGCTTGCGCAACAGGCGACAAAGCCAGAAGCGTTCCGAGGTTTGACAGGACCTTCATGGTGATGGAGGGGTGAGAGAGCAAAGGGAAACAGAAAAGAGGAAACAGGCCATGTTTATATATCGCTCAAATCCATCGATTAATGCCATTTAAGCTTAAATCCCCCGCATATCAGTCGGCATCACCCCGAATTCGTGCAAGAGCCGACATCGTCGGATACGAACGCATTATGGGTGGAGTAtggcatcatcatcctcggtTTTCCGGGTTTAGAAATAGGCCCGACATCACTTGCCAAGTCATTGGCTTGCGAATGATGATCACTTCAACAGAATGTGCAAGAGTTGGGTGAGGATATTCAGTATCGCCAAGGGTTGGTGATAATAGAGACGGGTGTGATTCGCTAGTTTAATCGACGCTATTGAAGAGGGGTCCGGTGGATGCCGGGGATATTATTAACCTCGTACTCTCTCTTAATCTACCGTCGGGACTCTAGACCAATAAATTGAGGGTTAACTACAAGACTCATGGCATGGCTGTGAGATATAATTTCCTCCCCTTTAATCTGTCTCGCGTGATGCTTTGGGCAGGATTTACGAGATGGTGAGATGCAACTTTACCGCGATCAGGCTTTGGATAGCCTCAGCATAGACATGACTGCTTTCCTTGACTCGAGAGGTGAGGATACTTCGGCAGAACGGAATCTAAATATGGAAATGCAGGTATTGTTGGCATCCTTGACAAGTTTTCTACGAGAAATCAGGCAGTGGTTACAGTCCTTCAAGCTGTAAAAAGATAACACGTACCCTTGAAAGTTGACTGCGTTGACTACAAGCCTACCCACTCCAGAGACTTATTCCATAATCTTGCCGCCTTTTCAGTATCGCATGCATGCTCCCCGTATCCTCTTGCATAAAGCGGAGTGGAAGGATCCCACTTCCCGACGATTTGACAGTCCTCGAGGTACTTCCCACCTTGACCTTCCAAAGCCTGAGCGACAGCTGCCCAAACACTTGTAGCAGCACCTTGATCTGGAAGCTTCCAAATTGTCTTGAGATATGGATCCACTGCGAGGCCGCTCTTTTGTTCCTCAGATAAATGTCTGCCCAGATCTGTGAGGACACCACCTGGCTGGACACTCCACGCATGGATACCCTCACTGGCATATCTCCGTTCAATCTCGTTAGCTGTCCAGAGGTTGGCAGTCTTGCTTTGAGAATACGCCTTGTTGGGATCGTAGCAGCCCTCCATGTTGACGTTGTCAAAGTCCACTTCGCCGAAACGATGGGCAAGTGAGCTCAGCATGATGACTCGCGATGCACGATCAGAGGTAGCACCTTTGGCCAGGGAGGGTTGAAGGAGTTGGAACAAAAGGAAATGAGCAAGATGATTTGTCCCGAATTGTGTTTCGAAGCCCTCTTTCGTACGTCCTTCTGGTGTACACATGACCCCAGCGTTGCAGATAAGGATATTGAGTTTCGGACTCTCGGATAAGAACTTGGCAGCGCATGATCGAACACTCTCGAGCGACTCCAGATCAAGTTCGAGAAGATGAACACGCTCATTTTCAGCAAGATCACCTAAGGCTGACTTTGCCTTTTCGAGGTCTCGAGCCGTTAGATATAGAGTTGCGCCAGTGAGATGCAGCGCTTTCGCGGTCTCAATGCCGATTCCCGCAGAACAGCCGGTGATGAAGACGGTTTGATCGCTCAGTTTTCCTTCCAGGCCTTCatccttgatgatctggatagCTGTTGGTCGTGAGTCTCCTGGCCCGTTGGGGGACTCGTGAATGGTGACGTAGCGATCGGCCATAGCGTTGATACAAGAGAGCAAATAGGTGAAGAGAGATTCGACTGGAAGAACAATAATTcgagagaagaacaagagatTAGTTTGGGTTTGGGGGAGGCGATTGGAGCTGTTATTTACACCGATATTCTCTCGACATGTAGCGTTTCACGATGCAACATGTCCGAGCTGAAACACCTATGATTCACCACTAGGCCCAGCGGGAAGCGGACACCAATTAATCCGCTAACTTTGGCGCCATGGGAAAGAAATGATAGGCCAATGGCTTCGGCAGTGGAACAATTCGCTAGACTTCTGATACTCCAAGTCAAGATTTCTGTACTCGCTCGGCATCAATAACCGAGTAAAAGGTTCAAAATATATACAGAATTGAAGAACGGAGCTGGCCCACCAAGGTTCTATAACTTAGTTGGTATACCTAGCACAAGGGCTCAAACTCTTAGCCTTACTAGCGTCCTTGGGAATAACACcggcagcaacagcagcttGATAACACCATCTccaatccttcttgccaagATCTCCGTCACACTTCCAAGACCAGAAGAACCATCCATCTGATTTCTCAAAAGACTCAGCTTGAGCGGCCCAGTAAGCCTTGTACCATGTTTCTTGGCCTTCAATCTTGAACTCATCTGTGTTCTTCAAAGTTGAGTTCACGGATAGGGACCATTCACCAACAAAAACGTGCTGGCCCATGTTGTCTTTGCAGGCGGTTTGGATATATGCTTTCTTATTACCGGCGATTCTGTTGTCGAAGGATAGATAGCGGTGGGcatcgaagaagatgagatcgTCGTCTGGGAGGTATTGTCTTGGGTCGCCTGCACCCCAACTTTTGCCCTATCATCGGGTCAGCGCGAGATACACTAATATGTCTCTTTAATGTAGCTTACCATGTATTGG encodes:
- a CDS encoding Alpha/Beta hydrolase protein; translated protein: MKVLSNLGTLLALSPVAQATGGHYNTVKLDGYGSFSGTTVNSTFTKQKLPAPVDAWLGIDYATQPTGDHRFHPVSWPEKFNGVKKADDFGKACVQEVSSRVPLDSQSEACLNFNVFRPKGVPLSKKLPVLVWIHGGAFYAGSWASFDAAAFAASSKVPIVVVNFHYRVNSLGFLPSKLFQDEGLSNLGIRDQRFFLEFVQKHIGAFGGDKDAVTIGGRSAGGHSVGIHYFHNYGKDNKQLFARAIHQSGSVTSRAFPNDTYPLYKRQYDEYITYLGCDKKKGNKATLKCLKGADVNAIRNISTKLYHDFDPQLTWPFQPVHGGPLFEKPGSQSGYDGTFFHVPTITSTVTDEAKYYTPGDLETNKEFLDYLHNISPALTNKDLKELSALYPDPANHKDSPFANSPNSTQYNRISAAWSDYAYICPGQETAYRASTAGVPTWKVRFNTNNSFPAWQGIPHTADTGFTWDEPTTQYPEISHIYHGYLASFVATGDPNKHRYPGSPEWPTYNGRERSPKQIVVQPGDTKVEKDNIRTEACLWWRDPERAPRLNK
- a CDS encoding glycoside hydrolase superfamily; translation: MHLKLALPLFLAVAEAWTPQSRAAAKANGEKITERWLPNDDKIRGVNLGSQFIIERWMAEESWKNMGCSAYNDEWACVKGIGQDKANAAFKKHWETWITEDDIKQIASLGLNAVRIPVGYWMYEDIIQKGEYWPRGGIWHLDRIVGWCKKHGIYAVIGLHSAPGISSPNEQFTGHSIPNPGFYTAENYERAFKFLEWMTKRIHTNGNYTTVGMLEVLNEPVRAGKWKAEADDMIKNYYPGAYKRIQAMEGYLKVPKADRLHIQYMGKSWGAGDPRQYLPDDDLIFFDAHRYLSFDNRIAGNKKAYIQTACKDNMGQHVFVGEWSLSVNSTLKNTDEFKIEGQETWYKAYWAAQAESFEKSDGWFFWSWKCDGDLGKKDWRWCYQAAVAAGVIPKDAIESLFTYLLSCINAMADRYVTIHESPNGPGDSRPTAIQIIKDEGLEGKLSDQTVFITGCSAGIGIETAKALHLTGATLYLTARDLEKAKSALGDLAENERVHLLELDLESLESVRSCAAKFLSESPKLNILICNAGVMCTPEGRTKEGFETQFGTNHLAHFLLFQLLQPSLAKGATSDRASRVIMLSSLAHRFGEVDFDNVNMEGCYDPNKAYSQSKTANLWTANEIERRYASEGIHAWSVQPGGVLTDLGRHLSEEQKSGLAVDPYLKTIWKLPDQGAATSVWAAVAQALEGQGGKYLEDCQIVGKWDPSTPLYARGYGEHACDTEKAARLWNKSLEWIPFCRSILTSRVKESSHVYAEAIQSLIAVKLHLTIS